The following proteins are encoded in a genomic region of Xanthomonas cassavae CFBP 4642:
- a CDS encoding C13 family peptidase, with product MRRVPALLALVVLLGGCHPNAGAALPAPAAQQTAEADPVDQAALTKALSALQPQRPGVTDLYVVGFAGDASDDVFRNETLYLKQLFEQRLDARGHVVTLVNNPDNLGEQPYAPLATYDNLYDTLAAVGRRMDRKDDALLLFVTTHGTEDHTLYVQVNQDEEDVISPQDLRQALDDAGIGNRIIVLSACYSGGFIPALRSPDTLILTAARADRPSFGCGNTSNATYFGQAWLIDAMNRTDDPLAAFVMAKAAITAREKQEGELPSLPQQSLGARIAPVLARWRAGLKPGPAVAYPYPPVNRAPDAGSDTDAGVEAAPQSGGGNSSRAIERATDRTAAPATTSSATRSPNAPEPSAR from the coding sequence ATCCGGCGGGTGCCGGCACTGCTGGCTCTGGTCGTTCTGCTGGGTGGTTGTCATCCCAATGCCGGCGCAGCCTTGCCGGCACCGGCCGCACAACAAACCGCCGAGGCCGACCCGGTGGATCAGGCCGCACTGACCAAGGCGCTGTCTGCGTTGCAACCGCAGCGCCCTGGTGTGACCGATCTCTACGTGGTCGGCTTTGCCGGCGATGCCAGCGACGATGTATTCCGCAACGAAACGCTCTACCTCAAACAGTTGTTCGAGCAACGCTTGGATGCGCGCGGCCACGTGGTCACCCTGGTCAACAATCCCGACAATCTGGGCGAGCAACCGTACGCGCCGCTGGCGACCTACGACAATCTCTACGACACGCTCGCTGCGGTCGGCAGGCGCATGGATCGCAAGGACGACGCGCTGTTGTTGTTCGTCACCACCCACGGCACCGAAGACCACACCCTGTATGTGCAGGTGAACCAGGACGAGGAAGACGTCATCAGCCCGCAGGATCTGCGCCAGGCCTTGGACGATGCCGGCATCGGCAACCGCATCATCGTGCTGTCAGCGTGCTATTCGGGCGGCTTCATTCCGGCGCTGCGTTCGCCGGACACGTTGATCCTCACCGCCGCGCGCGCGGATCGGCCCTCGTTCGGCTGCGGCAACACCTCCAATGCAACCTACTTCGGCCAGGCCTGGCTGATCGATGCGATGAATCGAACCGACGACCCGTTGGCGGCATTCGTCATGGCCAAAGCGGCCATCACCGCACGCGAGAAACAGGAGGGCGAGCTCCCTTCATTGCCGCAGCAATCGCTCGGCGCACGCATCGCGCCAGTGCTGGCCCGTTGGCGCGCAGGGCTGAAGCCGGGGCCGGCAGTGGCCTATCCGTACCCGCCGGTGAATCGTGCACCGGATGCCGGCAGTGACACGGACGCCGGCGTCGAGGCTGCACCGCAGAGCGGCGGCGGCAACTCGTCCCGTGCCATCGAACGCGCCACCGACAGGACTGCTGCGCCTGCAACGACATCGTCCGCCACCCGTTCACCGAACGCGCCGGAACCCTCGGCACGCTGA
- a CDS encoding methylthioribulose 1-phosphate dehydratase — translation MNATTAPLPYSAARLHELAQLLIGNIHELAQAGWTPATSSNFSHRLDEQHAAITVSGRDKGRLVEEDIMVVDFDGLAVGRPLRPSAETLLHTQLYRRFPEIGCVLHTHSPVQTIASRLYAGSGVIRLEGYELLKALEGNTTHETAVDVPVFANTQDMQVLAAQVEALLDKRSMWGYLIEGHGLYAWGRNMAEARRHLEAFEFLLHCELELLKLRGPR, via the coding sequence ATGAATGCGACCACTGCCCCCCTGCCCTATAGCGCCGCCCGTCTGCACGAGTTGGCGCAGTTGCTGATCGGCAATATCCACGAGCTGGCCCAGGCCGGTTGGACGCCCGCCACCAGCAGCAATTTTTCCCATCGCCTGGACGAACAGCACGCTGCGATCACCGTGTCCGGACGCGACAAGGGCCGTCTGGTCGAAGAAGACATCATGGTGGTGGACTTCGATGGCCTGGCCGTCGGCCGCCCGCTGCGCCCGTCTGCCGAAACCTTGCTGCACACCCAGCTGTATCGCCGGTTTCCGGAGATCGGTTGCGTGCTGCATACCCACTCTCCGGTGCAGACGATTGCTTCCCGCCTGTATGCAGGCAGCGGCGTGATCCGCCTGGAAGGCTACGAACTGCTCAAGGCCCTCGAAGGCAATACCACCCACGAAACCGCAGTGGACGTACCGGTGTTCGCCAACACCCAGGACATGCAGGTGCTCGCCGCGCAAGTGGAGGCCTTGCTGGACAAACGGAGCATGTGGGGGTATCTCATCGAAGGACACGGCCTGTACGCCTGGGGCCGCAACATGGCCGAGGCACGCCGCCATCTGGAGGCATTCGAATTCCTGCTGCACTGCGAACTCGAACTGCTGAAATTGCGCGGCCCGCGCTGA
- a CDS encoding calcineurin-like phosphoesterase C-terminal domain-containing protein: MQPRFALLALGLLAASAYARAATVDGIVYEERDGRPGRSADEPGVADVAVSNGEQIVRTDAQGRYRLPVRDGQTVFVIKPGDRRFVPAADGLPGFWRHYAPNGSAKHKYGGIAATGRNTRNWDFALTPRAGAAVDGFQMLVFADSQTASLADVGYYQRDIVAPIVGKTTARLGTTLGDIVSDDLSLYPALNKVTTQLGVPWFHVPGNHDLNFDAHDDVQSLDSWRAIYGPDTYAVEEANASFVFLDDVIYTPGGKPAYVGGLREQQFAFLQAYLAQLPRERLVVLGMHIPLFDAAPGQETFRHADRRRLFALLKEFPHVLVLSAHSHTQRQVEHGADEGWAGAQPLHEYNVGAACGAFWSGVKDADGIPDTTMSDGTPNGYAVLKVAPSGNYTLAYHAARAADDAQLLLHAPKVLRQGAYPAWGIYANVLMGQDDTAVDMRIDDGPWQPMKRQERADPRVLAENARDDAAGALRGYDRSPEATPSTHLWRGALPTTLDVGEHTVEVRARLPTGEYSARTVYRLQHAEP; the protein is encoded by the coding sequence ATGCAACCTCGCTTCGCTTTGTTGGCTCTGGGCTTGCTCGCAGCAAGCGCCTACGCGCGCGCGGCCACCGTCGATGGCATCGTCTACGAAGAGCGCGACGGGCGCCCCGGTCGCAGTGCCGATGAGCCGGGCGTTGCCGATGTAGCGGTCTCCAATGGCGAGCAGATCGTGCGTACCGATGCGCAGGGCCGCTACCGTCTACCGGTACGCGATGGGCAAACAGTGTTCGTGATCAAGCCGGGCGACCGCCGCTTTGTACCCGCTGCCGACGGCTTGCCCGGGTTCTGGCGCCACTACGCACCGAACGGGTCCGCCAAGCACAAATATGGTGGTATCGCCGCAACCGGCCGCAACACGCGCAACTGGGATTTCGCACTGACCCCGCGCGCCGGTGCCGCAGTCGATGGCTTCCAGATGCTGGTGTTTGCCGACAGCCAGACCGCCAGCCTTGCCGACGTTGGCTACTACCAGCGCGACATCGTGGCGCCGATCGTTGGCAAGACCACCGCCAGGCTGGGCACCACCCTGGGCGACATCGTCAGCGACGATCTGAGTCTGTATCCGGCCCTGAACAAGGTCACCACCCAGCTGGGCGTGCCGTGGTTCCATGTGCCGGGCAACCACGATCTCAACTTCGATGCGCACGACGATGTGCAGTCGCTCGACAGCTGGCGCGCGATCTACGGCCCGGATACCTATGCGGTGGAAGAGGCCAATGCCAGCTTCGTGTTCCTGGACGATGTGATCTACACCCCCGGTGGCAAACCAGCCTATGTGGGCGGCCTGCGCGAACAGCAGTTTGCATTCTTGCAGGCGTATCTGGCGCAGCTACCGCGCGAGCGGCTGGTGGTGCTGGGCATGCACATCCCGCTGTTCGATGCCGCACCCGGGCAGGAGACCTTCAGGCATGCGGATCGTCGCCGGCTGTTCGCCTTGCTCAAGGAGTTTCCGCATGTGCTGGTGCTGAGCGCGCACAGCCACACGCAACGGCAGGTTGAACACGGCGCCGACGAGGGCTGGGCCGGTGCGCAGCCGCTGCACGAGTACAACGTGGGCGCTGCCTGCGGTGCGTTCTGGTCGGGCGTGAAGGATGCCGACGGCATTCCCGATACGACCATGAGCGACGGCACGCCCAACGGCTACGCGGTGCTGAAGGTGGCGCCCAGCGGCAACTACACGCTGGCCTATCACGCCGCGCGCGCGGCCGACGATGCGCAGTTGTTGCTGCATGCGCCCAAGGTCTTGCGGCAGGGCGCGTATCCGGCCTGGGGCATCTACGCCAATGTATTGATGGGCCAGGACGATACCGCGGTGGACATGCGCATCGACGATGGTCCCTGGCAGCCGATGAAGCGGCAAGAGCGCGCCGACCCACGCGTGTTGGCCGAGAATGCGCGCGACGATGCCGCCGGGGCGCTGCGCGGTTACGACCGCTCGCCCGAGGCTACCCCTTCCACCCACCTGTGGCGCGGCGCACTGCCGACCACGCTGGACGTGGGGGAGCATACGGTCGAGGTGCGCGCGCGCCTGCCGACCGGTGAGTACAGTGCACGCACGGTGTATCGCCTGCAGCACGCCGAGCCCTGA
- a CDS encoding 1,2-dihydroxy-3-keto-5-methylthiopentene dioxygenase, translating to MSRLRIFADTNPATPDFDSRDGDAIASELKKIGVTFERWHASQPVEPGATPEQVMDAYRADIDRISAERGFKTVDVVSIAPDNPKREEMRAKFLDEHFHKEDEVRFFVAGSGLFTLHVDAKVYEIECVKDDLIAVPDSTLHWFDMGPEPHFVAIRFFTEPDGWVGHFTGTEIAKQFPRYAPEKPHKAS from the coding sequence ATGAGCCGACTGCGTATCTTTGCCGACACCAACCCCGCCACGCCGGACTTCGACAGCCGCGACGGCGATGCCATCGCCAGCGAACTGAAGAAGATCGGCGTGACCTTCGAGCGCTGGCACGCCAGCCAGCCGGTCGAACCCGGCGCCACGCCCGAGCAGGTGATGGACGCCTACCGCGCCGACATCGACCGCATCAGCGCCGAGCGCGGCTTCAAGACCGTGGACGTGGTCAGCATCGCGCCGGACAACCCCAAGCGCGAGGAAATGCGCGCCAAATTTCTGGACGAGCACTTCCACAAGGAAGACGAAGTACGGTTCTTCGTCGCTGGCTCGGGCCTGTTCACGCTGCACGTGGACGCCAAGGTCTATGAGATCGAATGCGTCAAGGACGATCTGATTGCCGTGCCCGACAGCACCCTGCACTGGTTCGATATGGGGCCGGAGCCGCACTTCGTGGCGATCCGTTTCTTCACCGAGCCCGATGGCTGGGTCGGCCACTTCACCGGCACCGAAATCGCCAAACAATTCCCCCGCTACGCCCCCGAGAAACCTCACAAGGCCAGCTGA
- the hisIE gene encoding bifunctional phosphoribosyl-AMP cyclohydrolase/phosphoribosyl-ATP diphosphatase HisIE — MGSDTVTTDDVLQALDWSKGAGLLPVVVQDADNLRVLMLGYMNADALAVTQQRGEVTFFSRSKQRLWTKGESSGNVLRVVSIEADCDADTLLVLARPHGPTCHLGRTSCFPSAPGQFLGSLDALIATREQERPHGSYTTTLFEQGIRRIAQKVGEEGVETALAGVVQGDAELLGESADLLYHLIVLLRARGLGLGDAVALLESRHN, encoded by the coding sequence ATGGGCAGTGACACCGTGACAACCGACGACGTACTGCAAGCGCTGGACTGGAGCAAGGGCGCCGGCCTGCTGCCGGTGGTCGTGCAGGACGCCGACAACCTGCGCGTGTTGATGCTGGGCTACATGAATGCCGATGCCCTGGCTGTCACGCAGCAGCGCGGCGAGGTGACCTTCTTCAGCCGCAGCAAGCAGCGCCTGTGGACCAAGGGCGAGAGCTCGGGCAACGTGCTGCGCGTGGTTTCCATCGAAGCCGACTGCGACGCCGATACGCTGCTGGTGCTGGCGCGCCCGCACGGGCCCACCTGCCACCTGGGCCGCACAAGTTGTTTCCCGAGCGCGCCTGGCCAGTTCCTGGGCAGCCTGGATGCCCTGATCGCCACGCGCGAGCAGGAGCGCCCGCACGGCAGCTACACCACCACACTGTTCGAGCAGGGTATTCGCCGCATCGCGCAGAAGGTGGGCGAGGAGGGCGTGGAAACCGCGCTGGCTGGCGTGGTGCAGGGCGATGCCGAGTTGCTTGGCGAGTCGGCCGACCTGTTGTACCACCTGATCGTGCTGCTGCGCGCGCGCGGCCTGGGGCTGGGCGATGCGGTAGCGCTGCTGGAATCGCGGCACAACTGA
- the hisF gene encoding imidazole glycerol phosphate synthase subunit HisF, protein MLSRRIIPCLDVRDGRVVKGVKFRDHIDMGDIVELALRYRAQGADELVFYDIGASPEGRSVDYTWVERVARLIDIPFCVAGGIRDVDTARAVLHAGADKISINSPALGRPQLICELADAFGVQCVVVGIDSIREEDGQWRVRRYTGDPSKTQALPMRTLDWVAEAQRLGAGEIVLNCMDNDGVRRGYDIAQLRQVRALCQVPLIASGGAGEMQHFADVFDQADVDGALAASVFHSGAIPIPELKQFLRAQQIEVRDGQ, encoded by the coding sequence ATGCTGAGCCGGCGCATCATTCCGTGCCTGGACGTGCGCGATGGACGCGTGGTCAAGGGCGTCAAGTTCCGCGACCACATCGACATGGGCGACATAGTGGAGCTGGCGCTGCGTTACCGCGCGCAAGGCGCCGATGAGCTGGTGTTCTACGACATCGGCGCCAGTCCGGAAGGGCGTTCGGTCGATTACACCTGGGTGGAGCGGGTGGCGCGGCTGATCGATATCCCGTTCTGCGTGGCCGGCGGCATTCGGGATGTCGACACCGCGCGTGCGGTGCTGCATGCCGGTGCCGACAAGATTTCCATCAATTCCCCGGCGCTGGGCCGCCCGCAACTGATCTGCGAACTGGCCGATGCCTTCGGCGTGCAGTGCGTGGTGGTCGGCATCGATTCCATTCGCGAGGAGGACGGCCAGTGGCGGGTACGCCGCTACACTGGCGACCCCAGCAAGACCCAGGCGTTGCCGATGCGCACGCTGGACTGGGTGGCCGAAGCGCAACGCCTGGGTGCCGGCGAGATCGTGCTCAATTGCATGGACAACGATGGCGTGCGGCGCGGTTACGACATCGCGCAACTGCGTCAGGTGCGTGCGCTGTGCCAGGTGCCGTTGATCGCGTCCGGCGGCGCCGGCGAGATGCAGCACTTTGCCGATGTCTTCGACCAGGCCGACGTGGATGGCGCGCTGGCCGCCAGCGTGTTCCATAGTGGCGCGATTCCGATTCCCGAGCTCAAGCAGTTCCTGCGCGCGCAACAGATCGAGGTACGTGATGGGCAGTGA
- the mtnC gene encoding acireductone synthase, which yields MTRPQAILTDIEGTTSSISFVKDVLFPYARRAMPAYVREHGNHPQVRHWLNQVADEIGEDVPDEVLITTLQTWIDEDRKHTALKALQGLIWGDGYKTADFTAHIYADAAIQLQAWHAQGIPLYVYSSGSVPAQKLFFAHSDAGDLSGLVSDWFDTEVGSKRESASYRRIAERIGVPATEILFLSDVIEELDAAKRTGMRTALLDRREDYPTPRSAEDIGSHQRVESFSQLVF from the coding sequence ATGACACGACCGCAAGCGATCCTCACCGATATCGAAGGTACGACCAGCAGCATCTCGTTCGTCAAGGACGTGCTGTTTCCGTATGCACGTCGTGCCATGCCCGCCTATGTGCGCGAGCACGGCAATCACCCGCAGGTGCGTCACTGGCTCAACCAGGTGGCCGACGAGATCGGCGAGGACGTGCCGGACGAGGTGTTGATCACCACGCTGCAGACCTGGATCGACGAGGACCGCAAGCACACCGCGCTCAAGGCCTTGCAAGGGCTGATCTGGGGCGATGGTTACAAGACCGCCGATTTCACCGCGCACATCTATGCCGATGCGGCAATCCAGCTGCAGGCCTGGCATGCGCAGGGCATTCCGCTGTACGTGTATTCGTCCGGCTCGGTGCCGGCGCAGAAGCTGTTCTTCGCCCATAGCGATGCCGGCGACCTGAGCGGGCTGGTCAGCGACTGGTTCGATACCGAAGTCGGCTCCAAGCGCGAGAGCGCCAGCTACCGCCGCATCGCCGAGCGCATCGGCGTACCTGCCACCGAGATCCTGTTCCTGTCGGACGTGATCGAGGAACTGGATGCGGCCAAGCGTACCGGCATGCGGACCGCCCTGCTGGATCGCCGCGAGGACTACCCCACGCCGCGTTCTGCAGAAGACATTGGCAGCCACCAGCGCGTGGAAAGTTTTTCGCAGCTGGTGTTCTGA